One part of the Sphingobium yanoikuyae genome encodes these proteins:
- a CDS encoding mechanosensitive ion channel family protein gives MTDISLTHITPMAALSIALSVVVAFVVHWALYWIALRLVKRARIEPLLLPAIFQPTRWLVVLLALGAGLKSIEMGPRIEDIWSIGARMIFALLVGWLIFRAMRAGKAMLEARADISVEDNLKARRQRTKISILYRICQCIVGFFVIAMMLIAIPGVRTIGVSLMASAGLAALAVGAAAQPALKNLIAGIQMAFSEPIRLDDVVIIEGEWGRIEEIRLTYVIVRIWDDRRMVVPVSYFLEKPFQNWTTKTSDLLGTVFLYVDPTADIERIRARFVEAVKANGRWDGRVAILQVTDHRADALELRGLLSARNAGIAFDLRCEVREAMLTFLRTDMPEALVRGRQTLERDEAFTRRSGVAG, from the coding sequence ATGACCGACATCAGCCTGACCCATATCACGCCGATGGCCGCGCTTTCGATCGCGCTGTCGGTGGTCGTCGCCTTCGTCGTCCATTGGGCGCTTTACTGGATCGCGTTGCGGCTGGTGAAGCGCGCGCGGATCGAGCCCCTGTTGTTGCCGGCCATCTTCCAGCCGACGCGCTGGCTGGTGGTGCTGCTGGCGCTGGGGGCCGGGCTCAAGTCGATCGAGATGGGGCCGCGGATCGAGGATATCTGGTCGATCGGGGCGCGGATGATATTCGCGCTGCTGGTCGGCTGGCTGATCTTTCGCGCGATGCGGGCGGGCAAGGCGATGCTGGAGGCGCGCGCCGACATCAGCGTCGAGGATAATCTGAAGGCGCGGCGGCAGCGCACCAAGATCAGCATCCTCTATCGCATCTGCCAGTGCATCGTCGGCTTCTTCGTGATCGCGATGATGCTGATCGCCATTCCGGGCGTGCGGACGATCGGCGTGTCGCTGATGGCGTCGGCGGGCCTCGCCGCGCTGGCGGTGGGCGCGGCGGCGCAACCGGCGCTCAAGAATCTGATCGCCGGCATCCAGATGGCCTTTTCCGAGCCGATCCGGCTGGACGATGTCGTCATCATCGAAGGGGAGTGGGGGCGGATCGAGGAGATCAGGCTGACCTATGTGATCGTGCGCATCTGGGACGACAGGCGCATGGTGGTGCCGGTATCCTATTTCCTGGAGAAGCCGTTCCAGAACTGGACCACCAAGACGTCGGACCTGCTGGGCACCGTCTTCCTCTATGTCGATCCCACCGCCGATATCGAGCGGATCCGCGCGCGCTTCGTCGAGGCGGTGAAGGCGAACGGGCGCTGGGACGGGCGGGTGGCGATCCTGCAGGTGACCGACCATCGTGCCGATGCGCTGGAACTGCGCGGGCTGTTGTCGGCGCGCAATGCCGGGATCGCCTTCGATCTGCGCTGCGAGGTGCGCGAGGCGATGCTGACTTTCCTGCGGACCGACATGCCCGAGGCGCTGGTGCGCGGGCGTCAGACGCTGGAGAGGGACGAGGCCTTTACCAGGCGGTCCGGCGTGGCGGGATGA
- a CDS encoding FAD assembly factor SdhE, translated as MNDNPLMRRLKFRAWHRGTREADYTVGGFFERYHATWNEEQIAWFERFMDEQDADIIGWALGTIPVPDEWKGPMMDQFLKLDFVKIEN; from the coding sequence GTGAACGACAACCCGCTGATGCGTCGCCTGAAATTCCGCGCCTGGCACCGGGGCACGCGCGAGGCGGATTATACGGTCGGCGGCTTCTTCGAACGCTATCATGCGACCTGGAACGAAGAGCAGATCGCCTGGTTCGAGCGTTTCATGGACGAGCAGGACGCCGACATCATCGGCTGGGCGCTCGGCACCATCCCTGTGCCGGACGAATGGAAGGGGCCGATGATGGACCAGTTCCTGAAGCTCGATTTCGTCAAGATCGAGAACTGA
- the recG gene encoding ATP-dependent DNA helicase RecG — translation MRPDILNPLFAEISALKGIGPALARPLERLGLARAVDVAFHLPVNYVDRKLIDELDMADAGKVIGIMLTPVDYRASGNARAPFRVQAVDAHGNAVSLVYFGRNSAWPRKLLPLNEPKFVSGKLEAYGDNLQMVHPDYVLPPEEADTVPARESVYGLSEGLTNNRMRDLVGQALSRAPELPEWIEPSLLASKGWPAWRAALERFHADPTDAQARERLAYDEIFAGQLALMLVRQSSRRRRGVPISGDGRLRAMLKLPFAPTGAQRRAIGEIEGDMAQATPMLRLLQGDVGSGKTLVALMALLNAVEAGMQGAMLAPTEILARQHYETLRKMASGLPIEIAILTGREKGKVREATLMGLADGSIHILVGTHAIFQEKVQYKALGLAVIDEQHRFGVAQRMMLASKAERSPHLLVMTATPIPRTLTLTYYGEMDVSRLDEMPPGRQPIQTLVMSANRLDEVVEGLARHVEGGGQAYWVCPLVEESETSDQAAAEMRAETLRQRFGDRVGLVHGKMKGPDKDAAMEAFAANRTQILVATTVIEVGVDVPNSSLIVIEGAERFGLAQLHQLRGRVGRGDKPSVCLLLRGNALGETSRARLALMRETNDGFRIAEEDLKLRGAGEVLGTRQSGEAELKIATPEHVSALVDAARDDAHLLIDRDGGLDSERGQAARTCLYLFEKDAAVGLLRGG, via the coding sequence ATGCGACCCGATATTCTCAATCCGCTCTTTGCCGAAATCTCCGCGCTCAAGGGCATTGGCCCGGCGCTGGCCCGTCCGCTCGAACGGCTGGGGCTGGCGCGGGCGGTCGATGTCGCCTTTCACCTGCCGGTCAATTATGTCGACCGGAAACTGATCGACGAACTGGACATGGCGGACGCCGGCAAGGTGATCGGCATCATGCTCACCCCGGTCGATTATCGCGCCAGCGGCAATGCGCGCGCGCCCTTCCGGGTGCAGGCGGTCGATGCCCATGGCAACGCCGTCTCCCTCGTCTATTTCGGCCGTAACAGCGCCTGGCCGCGCAAGCTGTTGCCGCTCAACGAACCGAAATTCGTGTCGGGCAAGCTGGAGGCCTATGGCGACAACCTCCAGATGGTCCATCCCGACTATGTGCTGCCGCCCGAGGAGGCCGACACGGTGCCGGCGCGCGAGAGCGTCTATGGCCTGTCGGAAGGGCTGACCAACAACCGGATGCGCGACCTGGTGGGGCAGGCGCTTAGCCGTGCGCCCGAACTGCCCGAATGGATCGAGCCGAGCCTGCTGGCGAGCAAGGGCTGGCCGGCCTGGCGCGCGGCGCTGGAGCGTTTCCATGCCGACCCGACCGACGCCCAGGCACGCGAGCGGCTGGCCTATGACGAGATTTTCGCCGGGCAGCTGGCGCTGATGCTGGTGCGGCAATCGTCGCGGCGGCGGCGCGGCGTGCCGATCAGCGGCGACGGGCGGCTGCGGGCGATGCTGAAGCTGCCTTTCGCCCCGACCGGTGCCCAGCGCCGCGCGATCGGCGAGATCGAGGGCGACATGGCGCAGGCGACGCCGATGTTGCGGCTGCTGCAGGGCGATGTCGGATCGGGCAAGACGCTGGTGGCGCTGATGGCGCTGCTGAACGCGGTCGAGGCCGGGATGCAGGGGGCGATGCTGGCTCCGACCGAAATATTGGCGCGGCAGCATTATGAGACGCTGCGCAAGATGGCATCGGGTCTGCCGATCGAGATCGCGATCCTGACGGGCCGCGAAAAGGGCAAGGTGCGGGAGGCGACGCTGATGGGGCTGGCCGATGGCAGCATCCATATATTGGTCGGCACCCACGCGATCTTTCAGGAGAAGGTGCAGTATAAGGCGCTGGGCCTGGCCGTGATCGACGAGCAGCATCGGTTTGGCGTGGCGCAGCGGATGATGCTGGCGAGCAAGGCCGAGCGATCGCCGCATCTGCTGGTGATGACGGCGACGCCGATCCCGCGCACGCTGACCCTGACCTATTATGGCGAGATGGACGTGTCGCGGCTGGACGAGATGCCGCCGGGCCGCCAGCCGATCCAGACGCTGGTGATGTCCGCCAACCGGCTGGACGAGGTGGTCGAGGGGCTGGCCCGCCATGTCGAGGGGGGCGGGCAGGCCTATTGGGTATGTCCGCTGGTCGAGGAGAGCGAGACAAGTGACCAGGCGGCGGCCGAGATGCGCGCCGAGACGCTGCGCCAGCGCTTCGGCGACCGGGTGGGCCTGGTCCATGGCAAGATGAAGGGGCCGGACAAGGATGCGGCGATGGAGGCCTTTGCCGCCAACCGCACCCAGATATTGGTCGCGACCACGGTGATCGAGGTCGGCGTCGACGTGCCCAATAGCAGCCTGATCGTGATCGAGGGGGCGGAGCGCTTTGGCCTGGCCCAGTTGCACCAGTTGCGCGGCCGGGTCGGGCGCGGCGACAAGCCGTCGGTCTGCCTGTTGCTGCGCGGCAATGCGCTGGGCGAGACGTCGCGGGCGCGGCTGGCGCTGATGCGCGAGACCAATGACGGCTTCCGCATCGCCGAGGAGGATCTGAAGCTGCGCGGCGCGGGCGAGGTGCTGGGCACGCGCCAGTCGGGCGAGGCGGAACTGAAGATCGCGACGCCCGAACATGTGTCGGCATTGGTGGACGCGGCGCGCGACGATGCCCATCTGCTGATCGACCGCGACGGCGGGCTGGACAGCGAACGGGGACAGGCGGCGCGGACCTGCCTCTATCTGTTCGAGAAGGATGCCGCGGTCGGGTTGCTGCGGGGGGGATGA
- the mfd gene encoding transcription-repair coupling factor: MTDLQKILKAKAPLTLSGVPAGFQPWLLADIARAATTRAVFVASDEQLMRAVADTAHYFAPEIELIEIPAWDCLPYDRASPSLRTASARLAGLHALQAKPKGPQLVLTTLNALTQRTLTPFRVRQLVARLAPKERIAITRLADMLQSNGYVRTDTVHDRGEFAIRGGIVDLFPGGEEQPLRLDFFGDEIETVRRFDPTDQRTTGSVDGFTLLPASEALLDEDTIKRFRGRYRETFGATATGDPLYQAVSEGRRLAGMEHWLPLFEEKLVPLTEHLGDDAIIVRDHGVVGAADARFEAIRDYHANRIAAKSADPGAYRPLKPEALYLDAAEWDASAASWPMHATTPFHEPESATVLDFAVDGPRDFAPERAQNVNVYEAVGKHIDALRRTKKKVVIASYSAGARERLSGLLADHGVARLATADSWQEALGTAAGGSAVLTVLGLDHGFTAPDVAVLTEQDMLGDRLVRRAKRKKSADAFLAELATLSPGDLVVHMDHGIGRYEGLTQIPVSKTAHDCVALSYAGGDKLYVPVENLEVLSRYGSDSEGVSLDKLGGEAWQRRKARMKERIREIAGELLKTAAERALRPAEIAEPDAAGYPAFVDRFPYQETDDQDRAIGDVIEDLGAGRPMDRLVCGDVGFGKTEVALRAAFVAAMAGMQVVVICPTTLLARQHHMNFVERFRGFPLEVARLSRLVPDKEAKATKAGLADGTIDIVVGTHALLAKGLEFKRLGLVIVDEEQRFGVTHKERLKSLKTDVHVLTLTATPIPRTLQMAMSGLRELSVIQTPPVDRLAVRTYIMPWDGVVIREALLREHYRGGQSFFVVPRISDLTEVEEFLRTEVPEVKPIVAHGQMSATDVEERMSAFYDKRYDVLLSTTIVESGLDIPSANTLIIHRADRFGLAQLYQLRGRVGRSKTRAYAYFTTPANRIITETAEKRLKVLSDLDTLGAGFQLASHDLDIRGAGNLVGDEQSGHIKEVGFELYQSMLEDAIMDAKAGGAGLEARRDSFSPQISVDAPIMIPEEFVPDLDLRMGLYRRINELEDRQGLEAFAAELIDRFGKLPAPTQNLLKIIEIKQNCLKANIAKIDVGPKGALVSFFEDRFPNPAGLVAYVQRLDGVARLRPDSKVVVTRAWPDPAARLNGALQLSKGLAKAAG, from the coding sequence ATGACCGATCTCCAGAAAATCCTGAAGGCGAAGGCGCCGCTCACTCTGTCCGGCGTGCCGGCCGGCTTCCAGCCCTGGCTGCTGGCGGACATCGCCCGCGCGGCAACCACCCGCGCCGTCTTCGTCGCTTCGGACGAGCAGTTGATGCGCGCGGTTGCCGACACCGCCCATTATTTCGCGCCAGAGATCGAGCTCATCGAAATTCCCGCCTGGGACTGCCTGCCCTATGACCGGGCCAGCCCCTCGCTCCGCACCGCGTCGGCTCGCCTCGCCGGCCTCCATGCGCTGCAGGCAAAGCCAAAGGGACCGCAACTGGTCCTCACCACCCTCAACGCCCTGACCCAGCGCACCCTCACCCCGTTCCGCGTCCGCCAACTGGTCGCGCGGCTAGCGCCCAAAGAGCGGATCGCGATCACGCGCCTCGCCGACATGCTGCAATCCAACGGCTATGTCCGCACCGACACCGTCCATGATCGCGGCGAATTCGCCATTCGCGGCGGCATCGTCGATCTGTTCCCCGGCGGCGAGGAGCAGCCGCTCCGGCTCGACTTCTTCGGCGACGAGATCGAGACGGTCCGCCGCTTCGACCCGACCGACCAGCGCACCACCGGCAGCGTCGACGGCTTCACCCTGCTCCCCGCGTCCGAGGCGCTGCTCGACGAAGACACGATCAAGCGCTTCCGTGGCCGCTATCGCGAAACCTTCGGCGCGACCGCGACCGGCGACCCGCTCTATCAGGCGGTAAGCGAAGGCCGACGCCTCGCCGGCATGGAACATTGGCTGCCCTTGTTCGAGGAAAAGCTGGTTCCGCTGACCGAGCATCTGGGCGATGACGCGATCATCGTCCGCGACCATGGCGTGGTCGGCGCGGCCGACGCCCGGTTCGAGGCAATCCGCGACTATCATGCCAACCGCATCGCCGCGAAATCGGCCGATCCCGGCGCCTATCGCCCGCTGAAGCCCGAAGCGCTCTATCTTGACGCCGCCGAGTGGGACGCCTCTGCCGCCAGCTGGCCGATGCACGCCACCACCCCCTTCCACGAGCCCGAAAGCGCCACCGTCCTCGACTTCGCCGTCGACGGCCCGCGCGACTTCGCGCCCGAACGCGCGCAGAACGTCAATGTCTATGAGGCGGTCGGCAAACATATCGACGCCCTGCGCCGCACGAAGAAGAAGGTGGTGATCGCCAGCTATTCGGCCGGCGCGCGCGAGCGCCTGTCGGGCCTGCTCGCCGATCATGGCGTCGCCCGTCTCGCCACCGCCGACAGCTGGCAGGAAGCACTCGGCACCGCAGCGGGTGGCAGCGCCGTCCTCACCGTGCTCGGCCTCGACCATGGCTTCACCGCGCCCGACGTCGCCGTCCTCACCGAACAGGATATGCTGGGCGATCGCCTGGTCCGTCGCGCCAAGCGCAAGAAGAGCGCCGACGCCTTCCTCGCCGAACTCGCCACCCTCTCCCCCGGCGACCTCGTCGTCCATATGGACCATGGCATCGGCCGCTATGAGGGGCTGACCCAGATCCCGGTCAGCAAGACCGCGCATGACTGCGTCGCCCTCTCCTATGCCGGCGGCGACAAGCTCTACGTGCCGGTCGAAAATCTCGAAGTCCTCTCCCGCTACGGCTCCGACAGCGAGGGCGTGAGCCTCGACAAGCTGGGCGGCGAGGCCTGGCAGCGGCGCAAGGCCCGGATGAAGGAGCGGATCCGCGAGATTGCGGGCGAACTGCTCAAGACCGCCGCCGAGCGCGCGCTGCGCCCGGCCGAGATCGCCGAACCCGACGCCGCCGGCTATCCCGCCTTCGTCGACCGCTTCCCCTATCAGGAAACCGACGATCAGGACCGCGCGATCGGCGATGTCATCGAGGATCTGGGCGCCGGCCGCCCGATGGACCGTCTCGTCTGCGGCGATGTCGGCTTCGGCAAGACCGAGGTCGCGCTGCGCGCCGCCTTCGTTGCCGCCATGGCCGGGATGCAGGTGGTGGTGATCTGCCCCACCACCCTGCTCGCGCGCCAGCATCACATGAATTTCGTCGAGCGCTTCCGCGGCTTCCCGCTGGAAGTCGCCCGCCTCTCCCGCCTCGTCCCCGACAAGGAGGCGAAGGCGACCAAGGCGGGCCTGGCCGACGGCACGATCGACATTGTCGTGGGCACCCACGCCCTGCTCGCCAAGGGGCTGGAGTTCAAGCGCCTCGGCCTCGTCATCGTCGACGAGGAACAGCGCTTCGGCGTCACCCACAAGGAACGCTTGAAGTCCCTGAAGACCGACGTCCATGTCCTCACCCTGACCGCCACCCCCATCCCGCGCACGCTCCAGATGGCGATGTCGGGCCTGCGCGAATTGTCGGTCATCCAGACCCCGCCGGTCGATCGCCTGGCGGTGCGCACCTACATCATGCCCTGGGACGGCGTCGTCATCCGTGAAGCGCTGCTGCGCGAACATTATCGCGGCGGCCAGAGCTTCTTCGTCGTGCCGCGCATCTCCGACCTCACCGAGGTCGAGGAATTCCTGCGCACCGAAGTGCCCGAGGTGAAGCCGATCGTCGCCCATGGCCAGATGAGCGCCACCGATGTCGAGGAGCGCATGTCCGCCTTCTACGACAAGCGCTATGACGTGCTGCTCTCCACCACCATCGTCGAATCCGGCCTCGACATCCCCAGCGCCAACACCCTCATCATCCACCGTGCCGACCGCTTCGGCCTTGCCCAGCTCTATCAGCTGCGCGGCCGCGTCGGCCGGTCGAAGACGCGCGCCTATGCCTATTTCACCACGCCCGCCAACCGCATCATCACCGAAACCGCGGAAAAGCGGCTGAAGGTGCTGTCCGATCTCGATACGCTCGGCGCCGGCTTCCAGCTCGCCAGCCACGATCTCGACATTCGCGGCGCCGGCAACCTCGTCGGCGACGAACAGTCGGGCCATATCAAGGAAGTCGGCTTCGAGCTTTATCAGTCGATGCTGGAGGACGCGATCATGGACGCCAAGGCCGGCGGCGCCGGTCTCGAAGCGCGCCGCGACAGCTTCTCGCCGCAGATCAGCGTCGACGCGCCGATCATGATCCCCGAAGAATTCGTGCCGGACCTCGACCTGCGCATGGGTCTCTATCGCCGCATCAACGAACTGGAGGATCGCCAGGGTCTGGAGGCCTTCGCCGCCGAACTGATCGACCGCTTCGGCAAGCTGCCCGCGCCGACCCAGAACCTGCTCAAGATCATCGAGATCAAGCAGAATTGCCTCAAGGCCAATATCGCCAAGATCGATGTCGGGCCAAAGGGCGCGCTGGTCAGCTTCTTCGAGGATCGCTTCCCCAACCCCGCAGGTCTGGTCGCCTATGTCCAGCGCCTCGACGGCGTCGCCCGCCTGCGCCCGGACAGCAAGGTGGTCGTCACCCGCGCCTGGCCCGACCCCGCCGCCCGCCTCAACGGCGCGCTGCAATTGTCGAAGGGGCTGGCCAAGGCGGCGGGGTAA
- a CDS encoding CPBP family intramembrane glutamic endopeptidase → MTPEPIQKLSRRGIAVEIAAFVGFALLAKYGLSLIFWRYAGPVSLLLTLALLTLDMRGRGLRWSAMGLIPLPGWKAKLMVLPKAGVTLLAFAIVVALVTIVGPAIGLAFLAKESADIADRWGAVAGSLPHFLLWIGIVWSAAAFGEEMFFRGYLITRLQALFPAGRVGAMLAVLLSALIFGYGHFYYQGWRGAFVTGGIGLAFGTMFLLFRRNLWPLILLHGVIDTLTFTAIFMRWK, encoded by the coding sequence ATGACGCCAGAGCCGATCCAAAAACTGAGCCGACGTGGCATTGCGGTCGAGATCGCTGCCTTTGTCGGCTTCGCGCTGCTGGCCAAATATGGGTTGAGCCTGATCTTCTGGCGCTATGCTGGCCCCGTGTCGCTGCTGCTGACGCTAGCCTTGTTGACGCTGGATATGCGCGGTCGGGGCCTGCGCTGGTCGGCGATGGGGCTGATCCCGCTGCCCGGATGGAAGGCCAAGCTGATGGTCCTGCCCAAGGCGGGGGTGACGTTGCTGGCCTTTGCCATCGTCGTTGCACTGGTGACGATCGTCGGGCCGGCGATTGGACTGGCGTTCCTGGCGAAGGAATCCGCTGACATAGCCGATCGCTGGGGCGCGGTGGCGGGGAGCCTGCCGCATTTCCTGTTGTGGATCGGCATCGTTTGGAGTGCGGCGGCCTTTGGTGAGGAGATGTTCTTTCGCGGTTACCTGATCACCCGGTTGCAGGCGCTGTTTCCAGCCGGCCGCGTGGGCGCCATGCTGGCTGTCCTCCTGTCCGCACTGATCTTTGGCTATGGTCATTTCTATTATCAGGGATGGCGAGGGGCCTTCGTGACGGGCGGGATCGGGCTGGCGTTCGGAACGATGTTCCTGCTGTTCAGGCGCAATCTGTGGCCGTTGATCCTGTTGCACGGCGTCATCGACACGCTCACCTTCACCGCCATATTCATGCGATGGAAGTAG